One Panthera leo isolate Ple1 chromosome B1, P.leo_Ple1_pat1.1, whole genome shotgun sequence DNA window includes the following coding sequences:
- the ADAM29 gene encoding disintegrin and metalloproteinase domain-containing protein 29: protein MTVMKGLLYMRIIFLLHWFGVCLFFCGHTQAEHPQYNSPPEVVIPLRIPGTGRGMKPSGWLSYSLHFGGKRHIVHIKVKKHLLSRHLPVFTYTDQGALLEDQPFVQNDCYYHGYVEGDPESLVALSYCFGGFRGLLQINDIAYEIEPMTFSTKFEHLVYKMESEETQFPIMNSDFIREKIVPQWESQEINNSTQKQSSYMGWWLHMFVIEIAVVVDHSLYLHINKNVSKFNEDLYTIVNIVDSIYDILGLKLLLFGLEFWTEKNYIEVNDIRRSLKYFCLWKKENLDIRLPHDTIHLFINKTVRGMSGLGYVQGLCQSHINCAIVTNVEKTLGTVAIAMAHHIGHNLGMIHDTDFCTCAVPKCIMHFSNPPITKFSNCSYSYFWRYSIHQVKCLFYTIHTKDIFSQTRCGNGIVEDEEECDCGPLQSCAKDACCLSNCTLSFGSTCAFGLCCKDCQLLPSGKICRKQVNECDLPEWCDGISYMCPDDVYVEDGIPCNESAYCYEKNCNDRNEQCKQLFGQEATSASQSCYKKINTLGDRFGNCGLKNGVYIKCNISDSLCGRVQCKNVTEIPTLHEHYTVHQFHSNDGVCWGIDYHSGMPIPDIGEVKDGTECGPEHLCIDRQCVHISRLDSSCSPKFCNLRGICNNKHHCHCNYLWDPPNCLKRGNGGSVDSGPPPKREKIKRGYLLAFSLLWLLLLLCCLICLCMKKKSKEKEAESAKQTQKFPLKQVQKVPSKQMLNVPTQPAKPEQNVPPKPESKAPSRQESEAPSRQESRAPSRQESRPPSRQESRAPSRQESRPPSRQESRAPSRQESRPPSRQESRAPSRQESKATLRQESRAPSRQESKVSTQSAKQQKAQPSKPPQRLQSQASLSLQQGKGGKQRPSLVKNVPK, encoded by the coding sequence ATGACTGTGATGAAAGGTCTGCTATACATGAGGATCATATTTCTGCTACACTGGTTTGGGGTGTGTCTGTTCTTTTGTGGACACACCCAGGCTGAGCACCCCCAATATAATAGTCCTCCAGAAGTGGTGATTCCTTTGAGGATACCTGGCACTGGAAGAGGCATGAAGCCTTCAGGCTGGCTCTCTTACAGCCTGCATTTTGGGGGCAAGAGACACATTGTCCATATAAAGGTCAAGAAGCATTTGCTGTCCAGACACCTCCCAGTGTTCACCTATACAGACCAGGGTGCTCTCCTTGAGGACCAACCTTTTGTTCAGAATGACTGCTACTATCATGGTTATgtggagggagacccagaatccctgGTCGCCCTCAGTTACTGTTTTGGTGGTTTTCGAGGATTGTTACAGATAAATGACATTGCTTATGAAATTGAGCCCATGACTTTTTCTACTAAATTTGAACATCTGGTATATAAAATGGAGAGTGAGGAGACCCAATTCCCAATCATGAACTCTGACTTTATTCGAGAGAAAATTGTACCCCAATGGGAGTCTCAAGAGATTAATAATTCTACTCAGAAACAAAGTTCTTATATGGGCTGGTGGCTCCATATGTTTGTTATTGAAATAGCAGTGGTGGTGGACCATAGTTTATATCTTCATATAAATAAGAACGTTTCAAAGTTTAATGAAGACCTGTATACTATTGTAAATATAGTGGATTCCATTTATGACATCTTGGGTCTTAAATTGCTATTGTTTGGTTTGGAGTTCTGGACTGAAAAAAACTACATTGAAGTAAATGATATAAGGAgatctctgaaatatttttgcctttggaaaaaggaaaaccttGATATCCGCCTACCACATGATACTATAcatctttttataaataagacaGTACGAGGAATGAGTGGCTTAGGCTACGTTCAAGGACTGTGTCAATCACACATTAATTGTGCAATTGTTACTAATGTAGAAAAAACCTTGGGCACTGTTGCAATTGCAATGGCTCATCATATTGGTCATAATTTGGGTATGATTCACGATACTGACTTTTGTACATGTGCAGTGCCTAAATGCATAATGCATTTTTCAAACCCACCAATAACTAAATTTAGCAATTGtagttattcttatttttggAGATATTCTATACACCAGGTAAAATGTTTGTTCTACACTATACACACAAAGGACATATTTTCACAGACACGTTGTGGGAATGGTATTGTTGAAGATGAAGAGGAGTGTGACTGTGGAcctttacagagttgtgcaaaaGATGCCTGCTGtctgtcaaactgcactttgAGCTTTGGGTCCACGTGTGCTTTTGGGCTTTGTTGCAAGGACTGCCAGTTATTACCATCAGGAAAAATATGTAGAAAGCAGGTCAATGAATGTGATCTTCCAGAGTGGTGCGATGGCATATCCTACATGTGCCCAGATGATGTCTATGTGGAGGATGGAATTCCTTGTAACGAAAGTGCCTATTGCTATGAGAAGAACTGTAATGACCGCAATGAACAGTGTAAGCAGCTTTTTGGCCAAGAGGCAACGAGTGCAAGTCAGAGTtgctacaaaaaaataaacactcttGGTGATCGTTTTGGTAACTGTGGTCTCAAAAAcggtgtatatataaaatgtaatatctCAGACAGCCTGTGTGGCAGAGTTCAGTGTAAGAATGTGACAGAAATTCCCACTCTGCACGAACATTATACTGTGCATCAATTTCACTCCAATGACGGCGTCTGCTGGGGTATTGACTACCACTCTGGGATGCCCATACCTGATATTGGTGAAGTGAAAGATGGCACAGAGTGTGGCCCAGAACATCTCTGCATTGACAGGCAGTGTGTCCATATATCTCGCTTGGATAGTAGTTGTTCACCTAAATTCTGTAACTTGAGGGGAATTTGCAACAATAAACATCACTGCCATTGCAACTATTTGTGGGATCCACCCAACTGCCTAAAACGGGGCAATGGAGGTAGTGTTGATAGTGGACCACCCccgaagagagaaaaaataaagaggggttACTTGCTAGCATTCTCACTTCTTTGGTTGCTTCTCTTATTATGTTGTCTTATTTGTCTTTGCATGaagaaaaaatcaaaggaaaaggaagctgaaagtgcaaaacaaacacaaaagtttcctttaaaacaagTGCAAAAGGTTCCTTCAAAACAGATGCTAAATGTTCCTACTCAACCTGCAAAACCAGAACAAAATGTTCCTCCAAAACCAGAGAGTAAGGCTCCTTCACGACAAGAGAGTGAGGCTCCTTCACGACAAGAGAGTAGGGCTCCTTCAAGACAAGAGAGTAGGCCCCCTTCAAGACAAGAGAGTAGGGCTCCTTCACGACAAGAGAGTAGGCCCCCTTCAAGACAAGAGAGTAGGGCTCCTTCACGACAAGAGAGTAGGCCCCCTTCAAGACAAGAGAGTAGGGCTCCTTCAAGACAAGAGAGTAAGGCTACTTTAAGACAAGAGAGTAGGGCTCCTTCAAGACAAGAGAGTAAGGTTTCAACTCAATctgcaaaacaacaaaaagctcaACCCTCAAAACCACCACAAAGACTTCAGAGTCAAGCTAGCCTATCACTTCAACAGGGTAAAGGTGGGAAACAAAGGCCATCACTAGTAAAAAATGTACCCAAATAA